The following proteins come from a genomic window of Acinonyx jubatus isolate Ajub_Pintada_27869175 chromosome C1, VMU_Ajub_asm_v1.0, whole genome shotgun sequence:
- the LOC128312384 gene encoding uncharacterized protein LOC128312384, which translates to MSLWHPGSLVTGPMDVAWWSRPEPGSRGALGLSLGEVGSNAAGRISTALLGADGARGHRRGGACQRQGRSPTSTGTCTPTRPLPRHLRSLPSDAGVERGQLEVRVGVRGDTWIVHSELLSTLRHRPQTPSLPSDRCHPRLHGSGPTLGGSLAREPDPQDTFGQALAACTCRELRSGALGTRYRPPNRRPQARVTLVSVSPVELRTSRAGANWVLWPPGSAFPWRTWLTSTHLYCSPTGLDSRGLETQRRMELWYRLAGRLHAPPARPCVPKGGGGGRRQAAGLGL; encoded by the exons ATGTCCCTCTGGCACCCTGGCTCTTTAGTGACTGGCCCCATGGATGTGGCTTGGTGGTCACGCCCAGAGCCGGGGTCCAGGGGAGCACTGGGTCTCAGCCTCGGGGAAGTGGGGAGTAACGCGGCCGGCCGGATTTCTACAGCCCTCTTGGGTGCAGACGGAGCGAGAGGGCACCGGCGGGGAGGAGCTTGTCAGCGACAGGGACGCTCACCAACTTCCACCGGCACCTGCACTCCGACCCGGCCTCTTCCCCGTCACCTTCGGAGCCTCCCCTCAGACGCTGGGGTGGAGAGGGGTCAGCTGGAG GTGCGCGTGGGCGTCCGCGGCGACACGTGGATCGTACACTCGGAATTGCTCTCTACGCTCAGACACCGGCCTCAGACACCGAGTCTTCCCTCGGACCGGTGTCACCCACGGCTCCACGGGTCTGGACCCACTCTGGGCGGGTCCTTGGCCAGAGAACCCGACCCGCAGGACACGTTTGGACAGGCTCTCGCGGCGTGCACCTGCCGTGAACTGCGTTCCGGTGCTCTCGGGACCCGTTATCGGCCTCCGAACCGGCGTCCCCAGGCTCGCGTGACCCTCGTGTCAGTGTCGCCTGTGGAACTGCGTACGAGCCGGGCTGGTGCAAACTGGGTTCTCTGGCCGCCTGGGTCCGCGTTCCCCTGGCGGACCTGGCTCACTTCCACACACCTTTACTGCTCACCCACTGGTTTAGATTCGCGGGGGCTGGAGACACAAAGACGGATGGAGCTGTGGTACCGCCTAGCTGGACGCTTGCACGCACCCCCTGCCCGCCCGTGTGTTCCAAAAGGGGGTGGCGGGGGACGTCGGCAGGCTGCAGGCCTggggctgtga